The stretch of DNA GGGCTTGACCGCACTCTCGAGGTGGGAGCCGAGGAAGCCGGAGCCGTACTTGAGCGACCGGAGCAAGTTGTCGATGGAGCCGAAGAGTGGCAGGTAGTACTCTAGCTTGGAGACGACGGATCTGTGGCGCAAGTAGCCGGGGGCGAGCGAGACGAGGCGCGCAATCTCGGCATCTGACAGGCCGAGGCCGGTGAGCCCCGCGACGACAGGGGCCAGAGTTCTCTCCACGCCGGCGCAGAGGAACCGCGGGTCCTTGGCGACGACGGCCGCGACATCGGCGCCGGAGaggccgaggccggcgaggaaggcgaTGACGGCGTCGGGGTTGGAGGGGGACTTGAGGTGGGAGAGCTTGGCGGAGGCCTTGAGGGCCTGTGGTCGGGTGAGGCCGCAGGTGGCGACGAGGTACTCCTCCACGGCGAGAGAGGAGTTGGGAGGTGGAAGGAGAGAGGACGCGCTTCCAGAGGTGGAGCATGGCGCCGCGACGGCGGCGGGGTAACCGTTGAGTGCTgccgctgcggcggcggcggcggcggcggcgtgtgtgTCTACGGTGGTGTGGTGGACGGACAGAGGGATTGGCCAGTGAAGAACTTGGCTGAGTTGATCCGTGCCATCCAAATGGCATCCAACAGCGTATTTTCATCCACACGTTGCCAAGAGCAAGCAGCGTCCATTAGAACCCAAATATAACTAGCACGCGAAATAAGTACACCCCTAAAAATAAGGCCACCACTCTgcgccggccgaaagtttcggccggtcgGCTAGCAGCCGTCCGATGTGAGTGAGGTGGGCTGCACGATCTgttccttctccttcctctcgcaCGGGTCAAAATCCCCCCGCGTCTCTCTTTCCCCTGCAGCGAGCACGCCCGCGCCCTCTCGGCACCCTGCGCAACCATTACCGCTCGCCGCCGGTCGCCTCCGTCGTCTCCTTCTGTGTTTCCCGTTGGTTCCGTGCATATAGCAGTGTGTCCCGTAGTTGCAGCTCCCTATGACGACGGCCGCAGCTCCGGCGTGCGCCGGTTGCAGGTCGCAGCACCTCCGTCGCCCAGCTCATCGCCCCATGGTATCAATTTCGATGCCGTTCCTAGAAAAAAACGGAGACATTCCAGCAAAAAACAAGGTTCCAACAAGAACATTATATGGTTTTAGCAAAAAAAAGTgtgtggttccagcaaaaaatgagATGGTTTTCGGCAAAACATTGAtattgttgaggcatatctctctcgatgtggttttgatgattgatgacaacgtgtttgcggactaatcgtgtgctttgagtatttcagagattcatccttggcacgaga from Triticum dicoccoides isolate Atlit2015 ecotype Zavitan chromosome 6A, WEW_v2.0, whole genome shotgun sequence encodes:
- the LOC119315443 gene encoding transcription termination factor MTERF8, chloroplastic-like; amino-acid sequence: MSWATEVLRPATGARRSCGRRHRELQLRDTLLYARNQRETQKETTEATGGERQVLHWPIPLSVHHTTVDTHAAAAAAAAAAALNGYPAAVAAPCSTSGSASSLLPPPNSSLAVEEYLVATCGLTRPQALKASAKLSHLKSPSNPDAVIAFLAGLGLSGADVAAVVAKDPRFLCAGVERTLAPVVAGLTGLGLSDAEIARLVSLAPGYLRHRSVVSKLEYYLPLFGSIDNLLRSLKYGSGFLGSHLESAVKPKVSILAECGLGACDIAKLFIRAPRILYASAERVLWMVACAERIGVPRESGMFRQALHAVSYFSEDKITAKVDYLKRTLGWSDADVGIALSKAPVLLTRSHDVLERVSEFLISEVGLDPVYIAHRPVMLAYSLEGRLRPRYYVVRFLKENGLLEHGRSYYTTLVKTEKVFMEKFICPHKEAAPCLAEDYASACKGEVPARFRFT